One genomic segment of Sulfurimonas sp. includes these proteins:
- the lpxC gene encoding UDP-3-O-acyl-N-acetylglucosamine deacetylase, with protein MYQTTIKKSVELVGIGLHKGSAVRLRLEPLESNSGLVFYRSDVDVAIPLIPDNVVDTKMATVIGKDGYIISTIEHMLSAIYAYGIDNLRIIVDADEVPVMDGSSASFCMLLDEAGIVQLDVPKKIMLIKKDVVVQEGDKYVKLSPSPDLKYGFTIKFPHPVIQKQEYVLNFTKQNYKDEIARARTFGFLHEVQYLRSKGLALGGSLENAVVLDEKKVLNPEGLRYSDEFVRHKILDAIGDMALIGMNFVGNYEAMAGSHDLNHKLTLELLKDAQNYEVVELVGEKTKELEKAYA; from the coding sequence CGTTAGAATCAAACAGCGGGCTTGTGTTTTACAGAAGCGATGTTGATGTAGCCATTCCTCTTATTCCCGACAATGTTGTTGATACAAAGATGGCTACGGTTATCGGAAAAGACGGCTATATTATATCAACGATTGAACATATGTTATCTGCTATTTATGCTTATGGAATTGACAATCTTAGAATAATAGTCGATGCTGATGAAGTTCCCGTAATGGACGGAAGCAGTGCGAGTTTTTGTATGCTTTTAGATGAGGCGGGAATAGTTCAATTGGATGTACCGAAAAAAATTATGCTTATAAAAAAAGATGTAGTAGTTCAAGAGGGAGACAAATATGTAAAGCTCTCTCCTTCACCGGATTTGAAGTATGGTTTTACTATTAAATTCCCGCATCCCGTTATACAAAAACAGGAGTATGTTTTAAATTTTACGAAACAAAATTATAAAGATGAGATAGCAAGAGCCAGAACTTTCGGTTTTTTACATGAAGTTCAATATCTTCGCTCAAAAGGTCTTGCTCTTGGCGGTTCACTGGAAAATGCCGTTGTTTTAGATGAGAAAAAAGTTTTAAATCCTGAAGGGCTTAGATACTCTGATGAGTTTGTAAGGCATAAAATACTTGATGCAATCGGCGATATGGCTCTTATAGGTATGAACTTTGTAGGTAATTACGAAGCTATGGCGGGAAGTCATGACCTTAATCATAAGCTTACGCTTGAACTTTTAAAAGATGCTCAAAATTATGAAGTGGTAGAACTTGTCGGTGAGAAAACAAAAGAGTTAGAAAAAGCGTATGCCTAA